A part of Apodemus sylvaticus chromosome 19, mApoSyl1.1, whole genome shotgun sequence genomic DNA contains:
- the Pacsin1 gene encoding LOW QUALITY PROTEIN: protein kinase C and casein kinase substrate in neurons protein 1 (The sequence of the model RefSeq protein was modified relative to this genomic sequence to represent the inferred CDS: deleted 2 bases in 2 codons): MSGSYDEASEEITDSFWEVGNYKRTVKRIDDGHRLCNDLMSCVQERAKIEKAYAQQLTDWAKRWRQLIEKGPQYGSLERAWAAVMTEADKVSELHQEVRNSLLTEDLEKVRNWQKDAYHKQIMGGFKETKEAEDGFRKAQKPWAKKMKELEAAKKAYHLACKEEKLAMTREMNSKTEQSVTPEQQKKLVDKVDKCRQDVQKTQEKYEKVLEDVGKTTPQYMEAMEQVFEQCQQLEEKRLVFLKEVLLDIKRHLNLAENSSYIHVYRELEQAIRGADAQEDLRWFRSTSGPGMPMNWPQFEEWNPDLPHPAAKKEKQPKKAEGATLSNATGAVESTSQAGDRGSVSSYDRGQPYATEWSDDESGNPFGGNEANGGANPFEDDAKGVRVRALYDYDGQEQDELSFKAGDELTKLGEEDEQGWCRGRLDSGQLGLYPANYVEAI, encoded by the exons ATGTCTGGCTCCTACGATGAGGCCTCAGAGGAGATCACGGATAGCTTCTGGGAG GTGGGGAACTACAAGCGGACGGTGAAGCGCATCGACGATGGACACCGCCTGTGCAACGACCTCATGAGCTGCGTGCAGGAGCGCGCCAAGATCGAGAAGGCATACGCGCAGCAGCTCACCGACTGGGCCAAGCGCTGGCGCCAGCTCATCGAGAAAG GGCCGCAGTACGGCAGCCTGGAGCGCGCATGGGCTGCCGTGATGACGGAGGCTGACAAGGTCAGCGAGCTTCACCAGGAGGTGAGGAACAGCCTCCTGACCGAGGACCTGGAGAAGGTCAGGAACTGGCAGAAGGACGCCTACCACAAGCAGATCATGGGCGGCTTCAAGGAGACCAAGGAGGCCGAGGACGGCTTCCGAAAGGCCCAGAAACCCTGGGCTAAGAAGATGAAGGAG CTAGAGGCAGCCAAGAAGGCCTATCACTTGGCTTGTAAGGAGGAGAAGCTGGCCATGACCCGGGAGATGAACAGTAAGACGGAGCAGTCGGTCACCCCGGAACAGCAGAAGAAACTTGTGGACAAAGTGGACAAATGCAGACAGGATGTGCAAAAG ACTCAGGAGAAGTATGAGAAGGTTCTGGAAGACGTGGGCAAGACCACACCGCAGTACATGGAGGCCATGGAGCAGGTGTTCGAGCAGTGCCAGCAGCTGGAGGAGAAGCGGCTGGTCTTCCTGAAGGAAGTGCTGCTAGATATCAAACGGCATCTCAACCTGGCAGAGAACAGCAG CTACATCCATGTCTACCGAGAACTGGAGCAGGCCATCCGGGGGGCCGATGCCCAGGAGGACCTCAGGTGGTTCCGCAGCACCAGTGGCCCCGGCATGCCCATGAACTGGCCGCAGTTCGAG GAGTGGAACCCAGACCTGCCACACCCCGCTGCCAAGAAGGAGAAACAGCCTAAGAAGGCAGAGGGGGCCACCCTAAGCAATGCCACC GGGGCTGTGGAATCCACATCCCAGGCTGGGGACCGCGGCAG tGTTAGCAGCTATGACCGAGGCCAACCGTATGCCACCGAGTGGTCGGACGATGAGAGTGGAAACCCCTTC GGGGGGAACGAGGCCAATGGTGGCGCCAACCCATTCGAGGACGATGCCAAGGGAGTTCGTGTCCGGGCACTCTACGACTATGACGGTCAAGAGCAGGATGAGCTCAGCTTCAAGGCCG GAGACGAGCTCACCAAGCTCGGAGAGGAAGACGAGCAGGGTTGGTGCCGCGGGCGGCTGGACAGCGGGCAGCTGGGCCTCTATCCTGCCAACTACGTTGAGGCTATATAG